The genomic DNA ATGCAATCAGAACGTTTTATTACCGGCCAGAAAATGCTGCAACAGGTTGATGGGAAAGGGGGCAACGCCGTTGTCGAGAGCCTGAAGGATATCGCCCCGGACTTCGCCCGCTATCTGCTTGAATTCCCGTTCGGTGATATTTACGCGCGTCCGGGTCTGGACCTACGCAGCCGGGAAATTGCCACCGTCGCCGCACTGACCGCCATGGGTAACGCCGCGCCACAGCTCAAAGTACACATCGCCGCCGCGCTGCACGTTGGCTTAACGCAGGAAGAAATTGTTGAGGTGATTATGCAGATGGCAGTTTATGCCGGTTTCCCGGCGGCGCTGAACGGGCTTTTTGCGGCGAA from Klebsiella sp. WP3-W18-ESBL-02 includes the following:
- a CDS encoding carboxymuconolactone decarboxylase family protein, with protein sequence MQSERFITGQKMLQQVDGKGGNAVVESLKDIAPDFARYLLEFPFGDIYARPGLDLRSREIATVAALTAMGNAAPQLKVHIAAALHVGLTQEEIVEVIMQMAVYAGFPAALNGLFAAKEVFTSHQDK